Proteins encoded together in one Acanthopagrus latus isolate v.2019 chromosome 19, fAcaLat1.1, whole genome shotgun sequence window:
- the LOC119008883 gene encoding cytochrome c-type heme lyase-like: MGASLSTPDAPTVRAEAMMAAPPQGCPMHQEAQPVKVSPPSECPMHQAQPVKVSPPSECPMHKAEAGPAHQDRAYEFVECPMKGAASDIDPANMMPPPNQKPAPDQPFSLSTSRQESTIPRHSAEKNWVYPSEQMFWNAMLRKGWRWREDDLAAEDMTNIIKIHNKNNEQAWQEILKWEAMHVEECPCGPTLKRFGGKAKEFSPRARFRHWMGYELPFDRHDWIVDRCGKEVRYVIDYYDGEIDKDTYQFSILDVRPAFDSLGAVWDRMKVTWWRWTS, encoded by the exons ATGGGAGCCTCCTTGTCCACACCTGATGCTCCTACAGTCAGGGCAGAGGCCATGATGGCCGCCCCTCCTCAGGGTTGCCCCATGCACCAAGAAGCACAGCCTGTCAAAG TGTCACCACCCTCAGAGTGTCCCATGCATCAAGCTCAGCCTGTAAAAG TGTCGCCTCCATCAGAGTGTCCGATGCATAAAGCAGAAGCAGGTCCAGCTCACCAGGACCGGGCCTATGAGTTTGTGGAGTGTCCTATGAAAGGTGCAGCTAGTGACATCGACCCAGCAAACATG ATGCCTCCTCCTAACCAGAAGCCAGCACCAGACCAGCCCTTCAGTCTGTCCACCTCCAGACAGGAGTCCACCATTCCCCGTCACAGCGCAGAGAAGAACTGGGTTTACCCGTCTGAGCAGATGTTCTGGAACGCCATGCTGCGGAAAGG GTGGCGCTGGCGTGAAGATGACCTTGCTGCTGAAGACATGACCAACATCATTAAAATCCACAACAAGAATAATGAGCAGGCTTGGCAGGAGATCCTGAAATGGGAGGCCATGCATGTAGA GGAATGTCCATGTGGGCCGACCTTGAAGAGATTTGGTGGCAAAGCCAAAGAGTTCTCGCCCAGGGCTCGCTTTCGCCACTGGATGGG CTACGAGCTGCCTTTTGACCGCCATGACTGGATCGTTGACCGCTGTGGAAAGGAGGTGCGCTACGTCATAGACTACTATGACGGTGAAATCGACAAAGACACCTACCAGTTCTCCATCCTGGATGTACGCCCCGCCTTTGACTCTTTAGGTGCTGTCTGGGACCGCATGAAGGTGACCTGGTGGCGCTGGACCTCCTAA